A genome region from Pseudanabaena sp. Chao 1811 includes the following:
- a CDS encoding YkgJ family cysteine cluster protein, producing MATWQCISGCGACCNLDPSDRPDLADYLTPEELQQYLSMVGIDGWCINFDRINRKCSIYETRPRFCRVEPDTFYDMFGVEPEDLDEFAIACCEEHIESIYGDRSLELLRFEQAISIAEIS from the coding sequence ATGGCAACTTGGCAATGTATTAGCGGTTGTGGTGCTTGCTGTAATCTTGATCCTAGTGATCGCCCTGATCTCGCTGATTACCTCACACCTGAAGAATTACAACAATATTTGAGTATGGTTGGTATTGATGGCTGGTGTATTAACTTCGATCGCATCAATCGTAAATGCTCAATTTATGAAACCCGTCCTCGCTTCTGTCGTGTGGAGCCTGATACTTTTTACGATATGTTTGGGGTGGAGCCTGAAGACCTTGATGAGTTTGCGATCGCCTGTTGCGAAGAACATATTGAATCAATCTATGGTGATCGATCTCTAGAATTATTGCGATTTGAGCAAGCAATTAGCATTGCTGAAATTAGCT